A genomic window from Candidatus Melainabacteria bacterium includes:
- a CDS encoding DnaJ domain-containing protein, whose translation MVKYKDYYEILGVTRSATEKEIKAAFRRLARKYHPDANKNNKVAEEKFKEINEAYEVLGDSDKRRRYDTLGSSFRAGSDFTPPPGFDFNFDFNQEFTKTTYESPFSDFFEMLFGEALKGRTSPFEDIYSERHSRTQGRRRGEDHYLNLELSVEEAFKGTSRKIDISIPGRDMKRLEVKIPPNVREGSKIRMAGQGLLGKNGGEAGDLYLVVKVKPHPFFKINGDDIHSEIFISPSDAVLGTEIEIPTLDGPVKIVIPQGTQNDKVLRLRGKGLPHQKREGRGEHFVKVKINVPIIIADEERKLYQELAKLQKKRK comes from the coding sequence ATGGTCAAATACAAAGACTATTACGAAATTTTAGGAGTCACAAGAAGTGCAACGGAAAAAGAAATTAAAGCAGCTTTTCGACGACTAGCACGTAAATATCATCCAGATGCAAACAAAAATAATAAAGTAGCAGAAGAAAAGTTTAAAGAAATTAATGAGGCTTATGAAGTACTTGGAGATTCTGATAAAAGAAGAAGATATGATACTTTAGGAAGTAGCTTTAGAGCTGGAAGTGATTTTACTCCTCCACCTGGATTTGACTTTAATTTTGATTTTAACCAAGAATTTACTAAAACAACATATGAATCTCCTTTTAGCGACTTTTTTGAAATGTTGTTTGGCGAAGCATTAAAAGGCAGAACTTCACCTTTTGAAGACATTTATTCAGAAAGACATTCACGAACTCAAGGAAGACGTAGAGGAGAAGATCATTATTTAAATCTTGAACTATCTGTTGAAGAAGCATTTAAAGGAACTTCAAGAAAAATAGATATTAGTATTCCTGGCAGAGACATGAAAAGACTTGAAGTTAAAATACCACCAAATGTTAGAGAAGGTTCAAAAATTAGAATGGCTGGACAAGGACTGTTAGGAAAAAATGGAGGAGAGGCAGGGGATTTATATTTAGTAGTAAAAGTAAAACCTCATCCGTTTTTTAAAATAAATGGAGATGATATTCATTCAGAAATTTTTATTTCACCAAGTGATGCAGTACTTGGAACAGAAATAGAAATTCCAACACTAGATGGCCCAGTAAAAATAGTTATTCCACAAGGGACACAAAATGATAAAGTTTTAAGATTACGAGGGAAAGGATTACCTCACCAGAAAAGAGAAGGCAGAGGAGAGCATTTTGTAAAAGTAAAAATAAATGTTCCAATAATAATTGCAGATGAAGAAAGAAAACTTTATCAAGAATTAGCAAAGCTGCAAAAGAAAAGAAAATAA
- a CDS encoding TIGR01212 family radical SAM protein (This family includes YhcC from E. coli K-12, an uncharacterized radical SAM protein.) → MQDNNSVYYSLSSYLQKRFGIKVQRITLEANLSCPNRDGTKAYGGCTFCTRDGTSAGAFSINDPISKQLEDGVKLFSERFGAKKFISYLQSFTNTYASTDKLKKIYDEAISHKDVVVLAIGTRPDCLSDEVLDLIETYTSRVEVWLDIGLQTIYDETLDFINRAHTSDDFFCALERAKKRKLIVCAHAMLGLPGETKEMFYKTMKKLAASQIDAIKIHQLLVLEKTKMAMQYKKGLFKTLELDEYISLVCDFLEMLSPNVVIHRLFAEARPGELVAPKWAEQDDGRRNKQQILRMIERELIKRGTKQGSSFN, encoded by the coding sequence GTGCAAGACAATAATTCTGTATATTACAGTCTAAGCTCATATCTACAAAAGCGTTTTGGTATAAAAGTCCAGCGCATAACTTTAGAAGCTAATTTAAGCTGTCCTAATAGAGATGGTACAAAAGCTTATGGTGGTTGTACTTTTTGTACACGAGATGGGACAAGTGCAGGTGCATTTAGTATAAATGATCCGATATCAAAGCAATTAGAAGACGGCGTAAAACTTTTTTCAGAACGTTTTGGCGCAAAAAAATTTATTTCATATCTTCAGTCATTTACAAATACTTATGCATCAACAGATAAATTAAAAAAAATTTATGATGAAGCAATCTCACATAAGGATGTTGTAGTTCTTGCAATAGGGACTAGGCCTGATTGTTTATCTGATGAAGTACTGGACTTAATTGAGACATATACATCAAGAGTTGAAGTCTGGTTAGATATTGGTTTACAAACCATATATGATGAAACACTTGATTTTATAAATAGAGCACATACAAGTGATGATTTTTTTTGTGCTTTAGAAAGAGCTAAAAAAAGAAAATTAATTGTTTGTGCTCATGCAATGCTTGGACTGCCTGGTGAAACTAAAGAAATGTTTTATAAAACCATGAAAAAACTTGCAGCATCACAAATTGATGCAATAAAAATTCATCAACTGTTAGTGCTTGAAAAAACAAAAATGGCAATGCAGTACAAGAAAGGTTTGTTTAAAACATTAGAACTTGATGAATACATTTCTTTAGTGTGTGATTTTCTTGAAATGCTTTCACCAAATGTAGTTATTCACAGGCTTTTTGCAGAAGCAAGACCAGGTGAATTAGTTGCACCAAAATGGGCAGAGCAAGATGATGGCAGAAGAAATAAACAACAAATTTTAAGAATGATTGAAAGAGAATTGATAAAAAGAGGTACAAAACAAGGTTCAAGTTTTAATTAA